The following proteins are co-located in the Oryzias melastigma strain HK-1 linkage group LG8, ASM292280v2, whole genome shotgun sequence genome:
- the LOC112146110 gene encoding serotonin N-acetyltransferase-like, translating into MMSVVGAQPFIKPMQSSPSVSPGIQRRHTLPASEVRPLNTQDAISVFEIEREAFISVSGECPLHLDEVRHFLTLCPELSMGWFEEGRLVAFIIGSLWDQDRLTSDALTLHKPCGSTVHIHVLAVHRTFRQQGKGPILMWRYLQYLRCLPNVRRAMLMCEDFLIPFYRKSGFKVLGRCAITVANLTFTEMWYPISGHAYMRRNSEAIRFPELPLTVPLTKTDEQVDV; encoded by the exons ATGATGTCAGTGGTGGGTGCGCAGCCTTTCATCAAGCCGATGCAGTCTTCACCTTCAGTGTCCCCGGGTATCCAGCGGAGACACACGCTTCCCGCCAGCGAAGTCCGGCCTCTCAACACGCAGGATGCCATCAGCGTCTTTGAAATCGAGCGAGAGG CGTTTATCTCTGTGTCAGGTGAGTGCCCCCTCCACCTGGACGAGGTGCGTCACTTTCTCACTCTGTGTCCGGAGCTCTCCATGGGCTGGTTCGAGGAGGGCCGGCTGGTGGCGTTCATCATCGGCTCTCTGTGGGATCAAGATCGACTCACCTCG GACGCGCTGACCCTTCATAAGCCCTGCGGCTCCACCGTCCACATCCACGTGCTGGCCGTGCACCGCACCTTCAGACAGCAGGGCAAAGGCCCCATCCTGATGTGGCGCTACCTGCAGTACCTCCGCTGCCTTCCCAACGTGCGCCGAGCCATGCTGATGTGTGAGGACTTCCTCATCCCCTTCTACCGCAAGTCGGGCTTCAAGGTGCTGGGCCGCTGCGCCATCACCGTGGCCAACCTGACCTTCACCGAAATGTGGTACCCCATCAGCGGCCACGCCTACATGCGCCGCAACAGCGAGGCCATCCGCTTCCCGGAGCTTCCTCTGACTGTGCCGCTGACAAAGACCGACGAGCAGGTCGACGTTTGA